Proteins encoded in a region of the Pseudomonas viciae genome:
- a CDS encoding heme biosynthesis protein HemY yields the protein MKRLYVILFVVIAAAALLGVAIAEHSGYVLVAYKNFRYEAGLWVTLALVAVLWLVWRGVSALVGLVTTSSGVVNPWSRRNRSRRVQVAIEHGQLDLAEGRWASAQRHLHRAAEAERQPLLYYLGAARAANEQGLYEQSDSLLERALERQPQAELAIALTHAQLQTDRGDTDGALTTLQAMHERHPHNAQTLRQLQRLHQQRGDWSAVIRLLPELRKDKVLPAGELTELERRAWGENLTLAAHREEDGSVGLQSLNRAWQQLTSAQRQEPALVLAYAEQLRQLGAQVEAEEVLRTALKRHYDSHLARLYGLVRGNDPARQLQTAEGWLKDHPADPSLLLTLGRLCLQNSLWGKARDYLESSLRVQRNPEACAELARLLAQLGDAERSNQLFQEGLGLLDERLLAAPLPVPAQVLST from the coding sequence ATGAAACGTCTCTACGTGATTCTGTTCGTAGTTATCGCTGCCGCCGCGTTGCTGGGCGTGGCGATCGCCGAGCATTCGGGTTACGTGCTGGTGGCGTACAAGAACTTCCGTTACGAAGCCGGCCTGTGGGTCACCCTGGCGCTGGTGGCGGTGCTCTGGCTGGTGTGGCGGGGCGTGAGTGCCTTGGTCGGGCTGGTGACCACCTCCAGCGGCGTGGTCAACCCGTGGTCGCGGCGCAACCGTAGTCGTCGTGTGCAAGTGGCAATCGAGCACGGCCAACTGGACCTGGCCGAAGGTCGCTGGGCCAGTGCCCAACGTCACTTGCATCGTGCCGCCGAAGCCGAGCGCCAGCCGCTGCTGTATTACCTCGGTGCCGCCCGTGCGGCCAACGAACAAGGGCTTTACGAACAGAGCGACAGTTTGCTGGAACGTGCCTTGGAGCGTCAGCCCCAGGCGGAACTGGCCATCGCCCTGACTCACGCGCAACTGCAGACGGATCGCGGCGACACCGACGGCGCATTGACCACGCTGCAGGCCATGCACGAACGCCATCCCCATAACGCCCAGACCCTGCGCCAGTTGCAACGCCTGCATCAGCAGCGTGGTGATTGGTCGGCGGTGATCCGGTTGTTGCCGGAGTTGCGCAAGGACAAGGTCCTGCCTGCCGGCGAACTGACTGAACTTGAGCGCCGGGCGTGGGGCGAGAATCTGACCTTGGCGGCCCACCGTGAAGAGGACGGCAGCGTCGGTTTGCAGTCGCTCAATCGCGCCTGGCAACAACTGACCTCGGCGCAGCGTCAGGAGCCGGCGCTGGTATTGGCCTATGCCGAGCAGTTGCGGCAACTGGGGGCCCAGGTCGAGGCCGAAGAGGTGCTGCGAACGGCGCTCAAGCGTCACTATGACAGCCACCTGGCGCGCCTGTACGGGTTGGTCCGTGGTAATGATCCGGCTCGACAGCTACAAACGGCTGAAGGCTGGCTCAAGGATCATCCTGCCGATCCGAGCCTGCTGCTGACCCTGGGGCGTCTGTGCCTGCAGAACAGTTTGTGGGGCAAGGCGCGCGATTATCTGGAAAGCAGTTTGCGGGTGCAGCGCAACCCCGAAGCGTGCGCCGAACTGGCGCGGCTGTTGGCGCAACTGGGCGATGCCGAGCGCAGCAATCAGTTGTTCCAGGAAGGCTTGGGATTGCTGGATGAGCGTCTGCTGGCCGCACCTTTGCCGGTCCCGGCTCAGGTTTTGTCCACTTGA
- a CDS encoding uroporphyrinogen-III C-methyltransferase, producing MSETALPKEDQEQPAIDAPVQTPAPVAPRRGNGLAIVALLLGAAGVAVGGWGVWQVRHLQLNNQQQSSQVQALNDQAQTLKLNEQRLSERLAQLPPAEELEERRRQVAQLQGDQQRLNQRLETVLGASRKDWRLAEAEHLLRLASLRLSALQDISSAQALVQGADEILREQNDPGSFAAREQLAKTLAALRSTEQPDRTGLFLQLGALRDQVLQLTELAPEYKDRGESLLGLTADGDGASRWAQWWDQISRYIRIDFNADENVRPLLAGQSLVQVRLALSLALEQAQWAALNGQAAVYTQALTEARDVLKNNFNQDNPQSKIMLERVGELSKQPVTVVTPDLTGTLSSVQAYLERRNLNVEESVKPLPKAGEQGATP from the coding sequence GTGAGCGAAACAGCCTTGCCAAAAGAAGATCAAGAGCAGCCAGCGATCGATGCGCCGGTTCAAACCCCGGCCCCGGTGGCGCCGCGTCGCGGCAACGGCCTGGCCATTGTCGCGTTGTTATTGGGGGCTGCCGGTGTGGCGGTTGGCGGTTGGGGCGTGTGGCAGGTGCGTCACCTGCAGCTCAATAACCAGCAGCAGTCCAGCCAGGTCCAGGCGCTGAATGACCAGGCCCAGACCCTCAAGCTCAATGAGCAACGCCTGAGTGAACGCCTGGCGCAATTGCCTCCGGCCGAAGAGCTGGAAGAGCGGCGGCGTCAGGTCGCCCAGTTGCAAGGTGATCAGCAGCGTCTGAACCAGCGCCTGGAGACCGTGCTCGGTGCCAGTCGCAAGGACTGGCGCCTGGCTGAAGCCGAACATCTGTTGCGCCTGGCCAGCCTGCGTCTTTCCGCCCTGCAAGACATCAGCAGTGCCCAGGCCCTGGTCCAGGGCGCTGACGAAATCCTCCGGGAGCAGAACGACCCCGGCTCGTTTGCCGCCCGCGAGCAGTTGGCCAAGACCCTCGCGGCGTTGCGCAGCACCGAGCAACCGGATCGTACCGGGCTGTTCCTGCAACTGGGTGCCCTGCGTGATCAGGTGTTGCAGCTCACCGAGTTGGCGCCCGAATACAAGGATCGCGGTGAATCCCTACTGGGCCTGACCGCCGACGGCGATGGCGCCAGCCGCTGGGCACAGTGGTGGGATCAGATCTCGCGCTACATCCGCATCGATTTCAATGCTGACGAGAACGTCCGCCCGCTCTTGGCCGGGCAGAGCCTGGTGCAGGTGCGCCTGGCCTTGAGCCTGGCGTTGGAGCAGGCGCAATGGGCCGCCCTCAACGGCCAGGCGGCGGTGTACACCCAGGCGCTGACCGAAGCCCGGGACGTGCTCAAGAACAACTTCAACCAGGACAACCCGCAAAGCAAAATCATGCTTGAGCGCGTGGGAGAGCTGTCCAAGCAACCGGTGACGGTGGTCACGCCGGACCTGACGGGCACCCTGAGCAGCGTCCAGGCCTACCTTGAGCGTCGCAACCTGAATGTCGAAGAGTCGGTCAAGCCGCTGCCCAAGGCTGGTGAGCAGGGGGCTACGCCATGA
- the hemC gene encoding hydroxymethylbilane synthase — protein MSPREIRIATRKSALALWQAEYVKARLEAAHPGLLVTLVPMVSRGDKLLDSPLSKIGGKGLFVKELETALLDNEADIAVHSMKDVPMDFPEGLGLFCICEREDPRDAFVSNTFSSLDALPAGSVVGTSSLRRQAQLLTRRPDLQIRFLRGNVNTRLAKLDAGEYDAIILAAAGLIRLGFEDRITSAISVDDSLPAGGQGAVGIECRSADSDIHALLAPLHHEDTATRVFAERALNKHLNGGCQVPIACYAVLEGEQVWLRGLVGDPNGGRLLSAEARAPRRDAEALGVQVAEDLLSQGADDILKAVYGEAGHA, from the coding sequence ATGTCCCCTCGCGAGATCCGCATCGCCACCCGTAAAAGTGCCCTGGCCCTCTGGCAGGCCGAATACGTCAAAGCCCGTCTGGAGGCTGCCCACCCAGGCTTGCTCGTGACGCTGGTACCCATGGTCAGTCGCGGTGACAAGCTGCTGGACTCGCCATTGTCAAAAATCGGCGGCAAGGGCCTGTTCGTCAAGGAGCTGGAAACCGCTTTGCTGGACAACGAAGCCGACATTGCCGTGCATTCGATGAAAGACGTGCCCATGGACTTCCCCGAAGGCCTGGGCCTGTTTTGCATCTGTGAGCGGGAAGATCCGCGCGATGCATTCGTCTCCAATACGTTTTCCAGCCTTGATGCACTGCCTGCCGGCAGTGTGGTCGGCACCTCCAGTTTGCGTCGTCAGGCACAGTTGCTGACCCGTCGGCCGGATCTGCAAATCCGTTTTCTGCGTGGCAACGTCAACACTCGCCTGGCCAAGCTCGACGCCGGTGAGTATGACGCGATCATCCTTGCCGCCGCGGGCCTGATCCGCCTGGGCTTCGAAGATCGAATCACCTCGGCCATCAGTGTCGACGACAGCTTGCCAGCGGGTGGGCAGGGGGCGGTGGGCATCGAATGCCGCAGCGCCGACAGCGACATCCACGCCCTGCTGGCGCCGCTGCACCACGAAGACACCGCCACCCGGGTGTTCGCCGAGCGAGCTCTCAACAAACATCTCAATGGCGGTTGCCAGGTGCCCATTGCCTGTTACGCCGTGCTGGAAGGCGAGCAGGTCTGGTTGCGTGGCCTGGTGGGTGATCCGAACGGTGGCCGGCTGCTCAGCGCCGAGGCCCGGGCGCCGCGCCGCGATGCCGAGGCTTTGGGCGTGCAGGTTGCCGAAGACCTGCTCAGCCAGGGCGCCGATGACATTCTCAAGGCGGTCTACGGCGAGGCCGGCCACGCGTGA
- a CDS encoding LytR/AlgR family response regulator transcription factor has protein sequence MNVLIVDDEPLARERLSRMVGELEGYSVLEPSATNGEEALALIDSHKPDIVLLDIRMPGLDGLQVAAKLCERESPPAVVFCTTRDDFAPEVLQAGAVGYLVKPIAAEALVEALRKAERPNRVQLAALTRPAAESGSGPRSHISARTRKGIELIPLNQVVYFIADHKYVTLRHESGEVLLDEPLKALEDEFGERFVRIHRNALVARERIERLQRTPLGHFQLFLKGLNGDALIVSRRHVAGVRKMMQQL, from the coding sequence ATGAATGTCCTGATCGTTGATGACGAACCACTGGCCCGTGAGCGCCTGAGCCGAATGGTCGGCGAACTCGAGGGTTACAGTGTCCTGGAGCCGAGCGCCACCAATGGCGAAGAGGCGTTGGCCCTTATTGACAGCCACAAGCCGGATATCGTACTGCTCGACATTCGCATGCCTGGCCTGGATGGCTTGCAGGTCGCGGCGAAGTTGTGCGAACGAGAGTCGCCGCCCGCCGTGGTGTTCTGTACCACCCGGGACGACTTTGCGCCCGAAGTCCTGCAGGCCGGCGCCGTGGGCTATCTGGTCAAGCCGATCGCTGCCGAGGCGCTGGTTGAAGCCTTGCGCAAGGCCGAGCGGCCCAATCGGGTGCAACTGGCGGCGTTGACCCGTCCGGCAGCCGAAAGCGGCAGCGGCCCGCGCAGCCACATCAGTGCGCGCACCCGCAAAGGCATCGAGCTGATCCCGTTGAACCAGGTGGTCTACTTCATTGCCGACCATAAGTACGTGACCCTGCGCCATGAGAGTGGCGAGGTGTTGCTGGACGAGCCGCTCAAGGCCCTTGAAGACGAGTTCGGCGAGCGCTTTGTTCGCATCCACCGCAATGCCCTTGTGGCGCGTGAGCGAATCGAGCGTTTGCAGCGCACCCCTCTGGGGCACTTCCAGCTGTTTCTCAAAGGGCTCAATGGCGATGCGCTGATTGTCAGTCGGCGACACGTGGCCGGTGTGCGCAAGATGATGCAGCAGCTTTAG
- the argH gene encoding argininosuccinate lyase has product MSTDKTNQSWGGRFSEPVDAFVARFTASVNFDQRLYRHDIMGSIAHATMLAKVGVLTDAERDSIIDGLKTIQDEIEAGQFDWRIDLEDVHMNIEARLTDRIGVTGKKLHTGRSRNDQVATDIRLWLRDEIDLILAEITRLQKGLLEQAEREAESIMPGFTHLQTAQPVTFGHHMLAWFEMLSRDYERLVDCRKRTNRMPLGSAALAGTTYPIDRQYTAQLLGFDAVGGNSLDNVSDRDFAIEFCAAASIAMMHLSRFSEELVLWTSAQFQFIDLPDRFCTGSSIMPQKKNPDVPELVRGKSGRVFGALMGLLTLMKGQPLAYNKDNQEDKEPLFDAADTLRDSLRAFADMIPAIKPKHAVMREAALRGFSTATDLADYLVRRGLPFRDCHEIVGHAVKYGVDSGKDLAEMSLDELRKFSDQIEQDVFAVLTLEGSVNARDHIGGTAPAQVKAAVVRGQALLASR; this is encoded by the coding sequence ATGAGCACTGACAAGACCAATCAGTCCTGGGGCGGCCGCTTCAGTGAACCCGTCGACGCCTTCGTCGCCCGCTTCACCGCCTCCGTCAACTTCGACCAGCGCCTGTATCGCCACGACATCATGGGTTCGATCGCCCACGCCACCATGCTGGCCAAGGTCGGCGTGCTGACCGATGCCGAGCGCGACAGCATCATCGATGGCTTGAAAACCATCCAGGATGAAATCGAAGCCGGCCAGTTCGACTGGCGCATCGATCTTGAAGACGTGCACATGAACATCGAAGCACGCCTGACCGATCGCATCGGCGTGACCGGCAAGAAACTGCACACCGGTCGCAGCCGCAACGACCAGGTGGCTACCGACATCCGCTTGTGGCTGCGCGATGAAATCGACCTGATCCTGGCCGAGATCACCCGCCTGCAAAAAGGCCTGCTGGAACAAGCCGAGCGTGAGGCCGAAAGCATCATGCCGGGCTTCACCCACCTGCAAACCGCTCAGCCGGTGACCTTCGGGCATCACATGCTGGCCTGGTTCGAAATGCTCAGCCGCGACTACGAGCGCCTGGTCGATTGCCGCAAGCGCACCAACCGCATGCCCCTGGGCAGCGCCGCGCTGGCCGGTACCACCTATCCGATCGATCGCCAATACACCGCGCAACTGCTCGGCTTCGACGCCGTGGGCGGCAACTCGCTGGATAACGTTTCGGACCGCGATTTCGCCATCGAATTCTGCGCTGCCGCGAGCATCGCGATGATGCACCTGTCGCGCTTCTCCGAAGAGCTGGTGCTGTGGACCAGTGCGCAATTCCAATTCATTGACCTGCCGGACCGCTTCTGCACCGGCAGCTCGATCATGCCGCAAAAGAAAAACCCCGACGTGCCGGAACTGGTACGGGGCAAGAGTGGCCGGGTGTTCGGCGCACTGATGGGCCTGTTGACCCTGATGAAAGGCCAGCCGCTGGCCTATAACAAGGACAACCAGGAAGACAAGGAACCGCTGTTCGACGCCGCCGACACCCTGCGCGACTCGCTGCGAGCCTTTGCCGACATGATTCCGGCGATCAAGCCCAAGCATGCCGTAATGCGCGAAGCGGCCCTGCGCGGTTTCTCCACCGCCACTGACTTGGCCGATTACCTGGTGCGCCGTGGCCTGCCGTTCCGTGATTGCCATGAAATCGTTGGCCATGCCGTGAAGTACGGTGTGGACAGCGGCAAGGACCTGGCAGAGATGAGCCTGGACGAACTACGCAAGTTCAGCGACCAGATTGAGCAGGACGTGTTTGCGGTGCTGACCCTGGAAGGTTCGGTCAATGCCCGTGACCACATTGGCGGCACGGCACCGGCGCAGGTCAAGGCAGCGGTTGTGCGCGGCCAGGCGTTGCTCGCCAGCCGCTAA
- a CDS encoding glutathione S-transferase family protein, protein MLKLYGFSVSNYYNMVKLALLEKGLPFEEVPFFGNQTPEALAISPRGKVPVLKTEQGFINETSVILEYIEQTQPGKALLPSDPFERAQVLALCREIELYIELPGRACYGEAFFGMSVPEAIKEKTRAELLLGFASLGRHGKFSPYVAGDSLSVADLYFFYSVSLACQVGRKLFDIDLLADMPAAKALMERLGQNPHVQRIAADREAAMPGFLAMIAAKK, encoded by the coding sequence ATGCTCAAGCTTTATGGTTTCTCTGTCAGTAATTATTACAACATGGTCAAACTGGCACTGCTGGAGAAGGGCCTGCCCTTCGAGGAGGTGCCGTTCTTTGGCAACCAGACGCCGGAAGCCCTGGCCATCAGCCCGCGCGGCAAGGTGCCGGTGCTGAAGACCGAGCAGGGTTTTATCAACGAGACCAGCGTGATCCTCGAATACATCGAGCAAACCCAGCCAGGCAAGGCCCTGCTGCCCAGTGACCCGTTCGAACGTGCCCAGGTGTTGGCCTTGTGCAGGGAGATCGAGCTGTACATCGAGTTGCCCGGGCGGGCCTGCTATGGCGAGGCATTTTTCGGCATGTCGGTACCCGAGGCCATCAAGGAAAAGACCAGGGCCGAATTGCTGCTGGGGTTCGCCTCGCTGGGCAGGCACGGTAAATTCTCGCCCTACGTGGCAGGCGATAGCTTGAGCGTTGCCGATCTGTATTTTTTCTACAGTGTTTCGCTGGCGTGTCAGGTGGGCAGGAAACTGTTCGATATCGACCTGCTGGCGGATATGCCAGCGGCCAAGGCGCTGATGGAGCGCTTGGGGCAGAACCCGCATGTGCAACGGATTGCGGCGGATCGAGAAGCGGCGATGCCGGGGTTTTTGGCGATGATCGCGGCCAAGAAGTGA
- a CDS encoding TIGR02647 family protein — protein sequence MSLTPELVAELEILALFNLDSSQEGLKIHQTAAPKAIAAAQRLYEKELIDQPDGGYLTSLGRDAAQSVQTVLTILSVQETA from the coding sequence ATGTCGCTTACCCCTGAGCTGGTTGCCGAACTGGAAATCCTTGCACTCTTCAACCTGGACAGTTCCCAGGAAGGCCTGAAAATTCATCAGACCGCTGCCCCGAAAGCCATTGCCGCTGCCCAACGCCTGTACGAAAAAGAACTGATCGACCAACCCGACGGCGGTTATCTGACCAGCCTGGGGCGCGATGCTGCACAAAGTGTACAAACCGTTCTGACGATACTCAGCGTTCAAGAAACCGCCTGA
- a CDS encoding class I adenylate cyclase: MTRNHEIRPDLDEGIDRKVLSQLRARFLKLNSVRMERALEGLSTRQQGVLTLLPLFFHVNHPLLPGYVSGSTPAGLSNYEPDASVLAEAQRLTRSFSYKPRHGSNPPRPILGLFLMGSLGTLAQADQSDMDVWVCHGPDLSEEELAELHRKCQLLEIWAATQGAEAHFFLIDPARFVRGERDNQLSSDDCGTTQHYLLLDEFYRTAIWLAGRTPIWWLVPVYEEEDYEQYTHTLISKRFIRADETLDLGHLAYIPAGEFIGAGLWQLFKGIESPYKSVLKLLLTEVYASEHPNVRCLSLRFKQAVFANNLDLEELDPYMVVYRRLEEYLNARGEPERLELIRRALYLKVNRKLTGQARSSGWQRVLLERLAREWGWDQRQLALLDSRSQWKVRQVSTERRALVNELTYSYRFLTQFARNEKTVSLINKRDLNVLGRRLYAAFERKADKVEFINPGIAPDLAEDTLTLVQSPNKKEPGQHQWGLYNGSLNALEWENFAPIKRSRELLELLTWSHRNGVIDSSTRLALHPGESDLSEFELFNLLGSLQQSIALPLTTVDEEQLLRASVPSEVLILVNVGVDPLKHHRDLNILMTTERTDSLSYAGVRENLVLTLDQVTLNSWNEVLVNRFDDEHALLDCLRDYLNDLPVTQHQPRLQVRCFCHNRAQFIARRVEEVFETAQTLLLSRLNHRYLLQVQQHYHVLELVPGQVNHVALGSLSALMDYLGEELTAYSPLHLDPMALEDHDLALLLPMGQPECIQVFYRVNEHDAELYVLDELNALWQQRLPYHDEHSLLVPLQRFLQSVLYRRDALLPMDATQPLSLETLYYQLLPSGSGRARRIESRQAPQTPVNKPFYDVQAIIGKVAHGQVHVTLYCDQQEFSELEHGDQLFRVVAKEIVGQRRETERYRCYITDLDLSGLVGDGGCSSNLYLRYKADLERALNEALALA; this comes from the coding sequence ATGACCCGCAATCACGAAATACGCCCCGATCTGGACGAGGGAATCGACCGCAAGGTCCTGAGCCAGTTGCGCGCACGTTTTCTCAAGCTCAACAGCGTCCGGATGGAGCGCGCCCTGGAAGGCCTATCGACCCGCCAGCAAGGTGTGTTGACGCTGTTGCCGCTGTTTTTCCACGTCAACCATCCCCTGTTGCCCGGCTACGTCTCGGGCAGCACGCCTGCCGGGCTGTCGAACTATGAACCCGATGCCAGCGTCCTGGCCGAAGCCCAGCGGCTGACCCGCTCGTTTTCCTACAAGCCGCGCCACGGCAGTAACCCGCCGCGCCCCATTCTTGGCCTGTTCTTGATGGGTAGCCTTGGCACGCTGGCCCAGGCCGATCAGAGCGACATGGATGTGTGGGTCTGCCACGGCCCGGACTTGAGCGAGGAGGAACTGGCCGAGCTGCACAGGAAATGCCAGCTGCTGGAGATCTGGGCCGCGACTCAGGGGGCCGAAGCACATTTTTTCCTGATCGACCCGGCGCGCTTCGTGCGAGGCGAGCGGGACAACCAGCTCAGTTCCGACGATTGCGGTACGACCCAACATTACCTGCTGCTGGACGAGTTCTACCGCACCGCCATCTGGCTGGCCGGGCGCACGCCCATCTGGTGGCTGGTGCCGGTCTACGAAGAAGAAGATTATGAGCAGTACACCCACACACTGATTTCCAAGCGCTTTATCCGCGCGGATGAAACCCTGGACCTGGGGCATCTGGCCTACATCCCGGCAGGAGAATTCATCGGCGCCGGGCTCTGGCAATTGTTCAAAGGCATCGAATCGCCTTACAAGTCAGTGCTCAAGCTACTGTTGACCGAGGTGTATGCCAGCGAACACCCGAACGTCCGCTGTCTGAGCCTGCGCTTCAAACAAGCCGTGTTTGCCAACAACCTGGACCTGGAAGAGCTGGACCCATACATGGTGGTTTATCGCCGCCTCGAGGAATACCTCAATGCCCGCGGCGAACCCGAACGCCTGGAACTGATCCGCCGGGCGCTGTACCTGAAGGTCAATCGCAAGCTCACCGGCCAGGCGCGCAGCAGCGGCTGGCAGCGGGTGCTGCTCGAGCGACTGGCCCGGGAATGGGGCTGGGACCAACGCCAACTGGCACTGCTCGACAGCCGCAGCCAGTGGAAGGTACGCCAGGTCAGCACCGAGCGACGGGCGCTGGTCAACGAGCTGACCTACAGCTATCGCTTCCTGACCCAGTTTGCCCGCAACGAGAAAACCGTCAGTCTGATCAACAAGCGCGACCTCAACGTCCTCGGCAGGCGGTTGTACGCCGCCTTCGAACGCAAGGCCGACAAGGTCGAGTTCATCAACCCCGGCATTGCCCCGGACTTGGCCGAAGACACCCTGACACTGGTCCAGTCACCTAATAAGAAAGAGCCGGGACAGCACCAGTGGGGTTTGTATAACGGCAGCCTCAACGCCCTGGAGTGGGAGAACTTCGCGCCAATCAAGCGCAGCCGCGAGTTGCTGGAGCTCTTGACCTGGAGCCATCGCAACGGCGTGATTGACAGCAGCACGCGCCTGGCGCTGCACCCCGGGGAAAGCGACCTGAGCGAGTTCGAACTGTTCAATCTGCTGGGCAGCCTGCAACAGTCCATCGCCCTGCCCCTGACCACGGTCGACGAAGAACAGTTATTGCGTGCCAGCGTGCCTAGCGAAGTGCTGATCCTGGTGAACGTCGGCGTCGACCCGCTCAAGCATCACCGCGACCTGAATATCCTGATGACCACCGAGCGTACCGACTCCCTGAGCTACGCCGGGGTACGGGAGAACCTGGTGCTGACCCTCGACCAGGTCACGCTCAACAGCTGGAATGAAGTGCTGGTCAACCGTTTTGACGATGAGCACGCCCTGCTCGACTGCCTGCGCGACTACCTCAACGACCTGCCCGTCACGCAGCACCAGCCGCGTTTGCAGGTACGCTGTTTCTGCCACAACCGCGCCCAGTTCATTGCACGGCGGGTCGAAGAAGTCTTCGAAACGGCCCAGACCCTGCTGTTGAGCCGGCTCAATCACCGTTATCTGCTTCAGGTCCAGCAGCACTATCACGTACTGGAACTGGTGCCCGGCCAGGTCAACCATGTGGCGCTGGGCAGCCTGTCGGCGCTGATGGACTACCTGGGCGAGGAACTGACGGCCTACAGCCCGCTGCACCTTGATCCGATGGCCTTGGAAGACCACGACCTGGCGTTGCTCTTGCCCATGGGCCAGCCTGAGTGCATCCAAGTGTTCTATCGGGTCAACGAGCACGACGCCGAGCTGTACGTGCTCGATGAACTCAACGCCTTGTGGCAACAGCGCTTGCCCTATCACGACGAACACAGCCTGTTGGTGCCCTTGCAGCGCTTTCTGCAATCGGTGCTGTACCGCCGCGACGCTTTGCTGCCGATGGATGCCACCCAACCGTTGAGCCTGGAAACCCTGTACTACCAGCTTCTGCCCTCAGGCAGCGGACGGGCACGACGGATCGAGTCGCGGCAGGCGCCGCAGACACCGGTGAACAAACCGTTTTACGACGTACAGGCCATTATCGGCAAAGTCGCGCACGGGCAAGTGCACGTCACCTTGTATTGCGATCAGCAGGAGTTTTCGGAGCTGGAGCATGGCGACCAGTTGTTCCGCGTGGTCGCCAAGGAGATCGTTGGACAGCGTCGCGAGACCGAACGCTACCGCTGCTACATCACCGACCTGGACCTCTCCGGCCTGGTAGGTGACGGTGGCTGCTCAAGTAATTTGTACCTGCGCTACAAGGCCGACCTGGAACGCGCGCTGAACGAGGCACTGGCCTTGGCCTGA
- the rnk gene encoding nucleoside diphosphate kinase regulator, whose translation MTAPSITLTRLDVQRLERLIDSLDETLPGVIALQTELDRAENVVGHDEVPADVVTMNSRVHCREESSGKDYHLTLVYPQDANADDGRISILAPVGSALLGLKVGQHIDWPAPGGKTLKLTLLGVEYQPEAGGDFHL comes from the coding sequence ATGACCGCACCTTCCATTACCCTTACCCGTCTGGACGTACAGCGTCTGGAACGCCTGATCGACAGCCTTGATGAAACGCTGCCGGGCGTGATTGCGCTGCAAACCGAACTGGATCGCGCCGAGAACGTGGTGGGCCACGATGAAGTGCCCGCCGATGTCGTGACCATGAACTCGCGCGTGCACTGCCGCGAAGAAAGCAGTGGCAAGGATTACCACCTGACCCTGGTTTACCCGCAGGACGCGAATGCCGACGACGGCCGGATCTCGATCCTGGCTCCGGTGGGCAGTGCATTGCTGGGCCTGAAGGTCGGCCAGCATATTGACTGGCCGGCGCCGGGTGGCAAAACGCTGAAGCTGACGTTGCTGGGTGTGGAATACCAGCCTGAAGCGGGCGGTGATTTCCACCTCTGA
- a CDS encoding DUF1289 domain-containing protein → MSQTGTARPPKPLYSNVSPAVPSPCTSVCKLDEQRVCLGCFRHVEDIREWRSADDERRRVICAEALKRKSR, encoded by the coding sequence GTGAGCCAGACCGGAACGGCGCGGCCGCCCAAGCCGCTCTACAGTAATGTCAGCCCGGCGGTGCCGTCGCCGTGTACCAGCGTGTGCAAGCTGGATGAACAGAGAGTCTGCCTCGGCTGTTTCCGTCATGTGGAGGATATCCGCGAATGGCGCTCGGCCGATGATGAGCGGCGGCGGGTCATCTGCGCCGAGGCGCTCAAGCGCAAATCCCGGTAG
- the cyaY gene encoding iron donor protein CyaY: MSLTEARFHDLVDSTQQTLEDVFDESGLDIDLESSAGVLTVKFENGSQLIFSRQEPLRQLWLAAVSGGFHFDYDEESERWMCDKSEEQLGEMLERIVKQQADVELDFEGL; this comes from the coding sequence ATGAGTTTGACTGAAGCCCGTTTCCACGATCTGGTCGATAGCACCCAGCAGACGCTGGAGGATGTGTTTGACGAAAGTGGCCTGGATATCGATCTGGAGAGCTCCGCTGGTGTGCTGACCGTCAAGTTCGAGAACGGCAGCCAGTTGATCTTCAGTCGCCAGGAGCCGTTGCGGCAGTTGTGGCTGGCAGCGGTCTCCGGTGGCTTCCATTTCGACTACGACGAGGAAAGCGAGCGCTGGATGTGCGACAAGAGCGAAGAGCAGTTGGGCGAGATGCTCGAGCGCATCGTCAAGCAGCAGGCTGATGTAGAACTCGATTTCGAAGGCCTGTGA
- the lptM gene encoding LPS translocon maturation chaperone LptM, translating into MKRLISSLAALVAVACLVTACGQKGPLYLPDDSKSPEEQAKSSQAKSHAHDTHTTY; encoded by the coding sequence ATGAAGCGCCTGATCTCTTCCCTTGCTGCGCTCGTCGCGGTTGCCTGCCTTGTAACAGCCTGTGGTCAAAAAGGTCCGCTGTACCTGCCTGATGACAGCAAGTCCCCTGAAGAGCAGGCCAAGTCGTCGCAAGCCAAATCCCACGCGCACGACACCCACACCACTTACTAA